A region from the Mercenaria mercenaria strain notata chromosome 7, MADL_Memer_1, whole genome shotgun sequence genome encodes:
- the LOC123555491 gene encoding heavy metal-binding protein HIP-like, which yields MIINMFSLFRSLLHMHLVLSVTGFAVKRILVLDDFYTLVNKLNGLENEVTALKQEVKALKAQQANQTGTVAFMAFLTKSERGTNHHILFDDVKINVGNAYNPRHGLFVAPVPGLYQFSLTACSDSNHYIVLELNVKDSIIGKVIAGDDWVIDCSSKTFIVQLAKGDDVFVMHRTVGESLLAGASYDLPNFTGFLIKET from the exons atgattatcaacatgttttcattgtttcgGAGTTTGCTTCATATGCATTTAGTTTTAAGTGTTACGGGTTTTGCTGTAAAACGAATCTTAGTCCTAGACGATTTTTACACGTTGGTTAATAAACTGAACGGGTTAGAAAACGAAGTTACTGCACTTAAGCAGGAGGTGAAGGCACTCAAAGCGCAACAAG CGAACCAGACAGGCACAGTTGCATTCATGGCATTTCTGACGAAAAGTGAACGCGGCACAAATCACCACATCCTCTTCGATGACGTAAAGATCAATGTTGGCAACGCATACAACCCCCGCCATGGTTTGTTTGTTGCCCCGGTTCCGGGACTTTATCAGTTTTCTCTTACTGCCTGCTCAGACAGTAATCATTACATCGTGCTGGAGCTAAACGTAAAGGACTCTATCATTGGAAAAGTTATTGCTGGTGACGATTGGGTGATTGACTGCAGTTCGAAAACTTTTATCGTTCAGCTTGCAAAAGGTGACGATGTGTTTGTAATGCATAGAACAGTTGGTGAATCGTTGCTTGCTGGTGCTTCATATGATCTACCCAACTTCACAGGCTTTCTAATAAAAGAAACGTAG